A stretch of Amycolatopsis balhimycina FH 1894 DNA encodes these proteins:
- a CDS encoding AAA family ATPase, which produces MSGAEIPPWCLYHGHGLPPRAVEEAAELPAPPSWRTFDGGPPLPVPPASDAEFVRRLGVPAVASARDAAPEEILTVNAALLLRRPLLITGNPGTGKSSVAYKIARELGLGPVLRWPISSRTESRDGMYTYDAIGRVQAAAAEDGAGIGAFVRLGPLGTALLPYDRPRVLLIDELDKSDIDLPNDLLAVFEDGDFEIQPLTRIAATQPEVTVFTHDRGGRATVREGHVRCRAFPVVVVTSNGERDFPPAFLRRCLRLDMPQPGFEELVSMVAAHFHDVPSRSDDLIHEFLANSGREGGLANDQLLNAVHLTTSGAHQNDASWDVLRDTLWRRLNVRGTD; this is translated from the coding sequence ATGAGTGGTGCCGAGATCCCGCCATGGTGCCTCTACCACGGTCACGGGCTGCCGCCGCGCGCCGTCGAGGAGGCCGCCGAACTGCCCGCCCCGCCCAGCTGGCGCACGTTCGACGGCGGGCCGCCGCTGCCGGTCCCGCCGGCATCCGACGCCGAGTTCGTCCGGCGGCTCGGGGTGCCGGCCGTGGCCTCGGCGCGGGACGCGGCGCCCGAGGAGATCCTGACCGTGAACGCAGCGCTGTTGCTGCGACGTCCGCTGCTGATCACCGGCAACCCCGGCACCGGCAAGTCCAGCGTGGCCTACAAGATCGCGCGAGAGCTGGGGCTCGGCCCGGTGCTGCGCTGGCCGATCAGTAGCCGCACCGAGTCCCGCGACGGGATGTACACCTACGACGCGATCGGCCGGGTCCAGGCCGCGGCGGCGGAGGATGGCGCAGGCATCGGCGCGTTCGTCCGTCTCGGGCCGCTCGGCACCGCGTTGCTGCCCTACGACCGGCCACGCGTGCTGCTGATCGACGAGCTCGACAAGTCGGACATCGACCTGCCCAACGACCTGCTGGCGGTGTTCGAGGACGGCGACTTCGAAATTCAGCCGCTGACCCGCATCGCCGCCACCCAGCCGGAAGTCACCGTCTTCACACACGACCGCGGCGGCCGGGCCACGGTGCGCGAAGGGCACGTGCGGTGCCGCGCGTTCCCTGTCGTGGTGGTGACCAGTAACGGGGAGCGGGACTTCCCGCCCGCGTTCCTGCGACGCTGCCTGCGGCTCGACATGCCTCAGCCCGGCTTCGAAGAGCTCGTCAGCATGGTCGCGGCGCACTTCCACGACGTGCCCTCGCGCAGCGACGACCTGATCCACGAGTTCCTCGCGAACAGCGGCCGGGAGGGCGGCCTCGCCAACGACCAGCTGCTGAACGCCGTGCACCTCACCACCTCGGGCGCCCACCAGAACGACGCGAGCTGGGACGTGCTGCGCGACACCCTGTGGCGGCGGCTCAACGTCCGGGGAACGGACTGA
- a CDS encoding effector-associated domain 2-containing protein has product MTLWNGADYPSSLGFLIDCLEQIPPLRDPGSRRLCLELLSDRLGKPLVVEELPTARASLIGIVQACRRRDPRALSAFVDAIEQMEPGSIPVQRARSAVEDMVALDEDRAALDLVTEDDRQELLHLLGENPSGRLAELVRAAAGPAAELTSADHRPADALATLERINAQPDGVPPLLLFVEYLAAAAADDRRAAGLRAWNDRQAARLGMTEQIKAVRLMQATEPAVAEKVVAYLVVRIEPDLLEAGTLVVVHWRHNDPAAWRPLRSEPFSGNLDAVRAHMAELVAEAETGWAKDASAIRIEFLLPYSLLNLPVDQWDLEAGSSLPRPLGLHYQVVVRSLDRARSPRWHREWRRRWDLLKQVPAGLTTPEEHWLWSDGAKWRHLTALDAKLAAQKKVVSLVLRSAPDSADPGEVLVGVRSGVPVMIWHRVESARPAFEAEIKSLRDVLPELVEHLRLLRGRARQAARPDSHVGSRVSLLWDDPARPVEPQDPPAAPIEEVPVR; this is encoded by the coding sequence GTGACGTTGTGGAATGGTGCTGACTATCCGAGCTCCCTGGGATTTCTCATCGACTGCCTGGAGCAGATCCCGCCCCTGCGCGACCCTGGCAGCCGCCGCCTCTGTCTGGAGCTGCTGTCCGACCGTCTCGGCAAACCGCTGGTCGTCGAGGAACTCCCGACCGCCCGGGCGAGCCTGATCGGCATCGTGCAAGCCTGCCGCCGGAGGGATCCGCGGGCGCTCAGCGCGTTCGTCGACGCGATCGAGCAAATGGAGCCCGGGTCGATCCCGGTGCAGCGCGCCCGGTCCGCCGTTGAGGACATGGTCGCGCTGGACGAAGACAGGGCCGCGTTGGACCTGGTCACCGAGGACGACCGCCAGGAGCTGCTGCACCTGCTCGGCGAGAATCCCAGCGGCAGGCTGGCTGAGCTGGTCCGGGCGGCCGCCGGGCCCGCGGCCGAGCTGACCTCGGCCGACCATCGCCCGGCGGACGCCCTGGCCACGCTGGAGCGGATCAACGCGCAACCGGATGGGGTTCCGCCGTTGCTGCTGTTCGTCGAGTACCTCGCGGCCGCCGCCGCCGACGACCGGCGCGCGGCGGGCCTGCGTGCGTGGAACGACCGGCAGGCCGCGCGCCTGGGCATGACCGAGCAGATCAAGGCCGTCCGACTGATGCAGGCCACTGAGCCGGCCGTGGCCGAGAAGGTCGTCGCCTACCTCGTCGTCCGCATCGAACCGGACCTCCTCGAAGCCGGCACGCTCGTGGTGGTTCACTGGCGGCACAACGATCCTGCCGCCTGGCGGCCGCTGCGGAGCGAACCGTTCAGCGGCAACCTCGACGCCGTCCGCGCGCATATGGCGGAGCTGGTCGCCGAGGCCGAGACCGGCTGGGCGAAGGACGCCTCGGCGATCCGGATCGAGTTCCTGCTCCCGTACTCGCTGCTGAACCTTCCCGTGGACCAGTGGGACCTGGAGGCAGGCAGCTCGCTGCCCCGCCCGCTCGGTCTGCACTACCAGGTCGTCGTCCGTAGCCTCGACCGCGCGCGCTCGCCGCGCTGGCACCGGGAATGGCGGCGCCGGTGGGACCTGCTCAAGCAGGTGCCCGCCGGGCTGACGACACCGGAAGAGCACTGGCTGTGGAGCGATGGCGCCAAGTGGCGGCACCTGACCGCGCTCGACGCCAAGCTGGCCGCCCAGAAGAAAGTTGTGTCCCTGGTGCTGCGTTCGGCGCCGGACAGCGCGGACCCCGGGGAGGTCCTCGTGGGGGTCCGCAGCGGGGTGCCGGTGATGATCTGGCACCGCGTGGAGTCCGCCCGCCCGGCGTTCGAGGCGGAGATCAAGTCCCTGCGCGACGTCCTGCCCGAGCTCGTCGAACACCTACGCCTGCTGCGCGGTCGGGCCCGACAGGCGGCCCGACCCGATTCACACGTCGGCAGTCGCGTTTCGCTGCTGTGGGACGACCCGGCAAGGCCCGTCGAGCCGCAGGACCCGCCTGCTGCCCCGATCGAGGAGGTGCCCGTGCGATGA
- a CDS encoding CU044_2847 family protein: MEPSVVQYELDDETVVRFEIDPLPGFRPAGVQEIAGRVKEAVAPAVEAARVVLDRVQQARPDQVKLKFGIKVSGTTNWLVAKAASEGNFEIEMTWNPSPTPSPPAEPGAAKP; encoded by the coding sequence GTGGAGCCCAGTGTTGTGCAGTACGAGCTCGACGACGAGACCGTGGTGCGGTTCGAGATCGATCCCCTTCCGGGGTTTCGTCCGGCGGGTGTCCAGGAGATCGCTGGGCGAGTCAAGGAGGCCGTGGCGCCGGCGGTGGAGGCAGCGCGGGTCGTGCTCGACCGCGTCCAGCAAGCACGACCTGATCAGGTGAAGCTGAAGTTCGGGATAAAGGTCAGCGGCACTACGAATTGGCTAGTGGCCAAAGCGGCCAGCGAGGGCAACTTCGAGATCGAGATGACATGGAACCCGTCGCCAACACCTTCACCGCCAGCCGAGCCTGGCGCGGCCAAACCCTGA
- a CDS encoding RNA polymerase sigma factor, whose translation MTGDDTASAAALAPAATNPAAGAQEVHAVEVAGEHAEPPEFANFEEYYRADAMPLVGFLMKLGAGVHDAPDIAQAVLVEMFRTWERIRSPRRWARDNVTWALYKMPVSAVHENLADVLPDSACSVLLSPEHYAEVAQAAEAVRALLVPLPEQQRLVMAYLMDGFTHREIAQAICTTPAAVAKAAARARMALKDRIYADQQPQEDR comes from the coding sequence ATGACCGGCGATGACACGGCCAGCGCCGCCGCGCTCGCTCCGGCCGCAACGAATCCCGCGGCCGGGGCGCAAGAGGTGCACGCTGTCGAAGTGGCCGGCGAGCACGCCGAACCGCCGGAGTTCGCGAACTTCGAGGAGTACTACCGGGCGGACGCCATGCCCTTGGTGGGATTCCTGATGAAGCTCGGGGCCGGAGTGCACGACGCGCCCGACATCGCCCAAGCCGTGCTGGTTGAGATGTTCCGGACCTGGGAGCGAATCAGGTCACCCCGGAGATGGGCGCGCGATAACGTCACCTGGGCCTTGTACAAGATGCCGGTCTCGGCTGTGCACGAGAACCTCGCTGACGTCCTGCCGGACTCGGCGTGCTCCGTGCTTCTGTCGCCCGAGCACTACGCCGAGGTCGCCCAGGCCGCCGAGGCCGTCCGCGCGTTGCTGGTCCCGCTGCCCGAGCAGCAGCGGCTGGTGATGGCCTACCTCATGGACGGCTTCACCCACCGCGAGATCGCACAAGCAATCTGCACTACCCCCGCGGCGGTGGCGAAGGCAGCCGCCCGCGCGCGCATGGCCCTCAAAGACCGAATTTACGCAGACCAGCAACCGCAGGAGGACCGATGA
- a CDS encoding threonine/serine ThrE exporter family protein, with the protein MKINERTNGGQSTRWPLLEPPGPQKQRAHRPNLLKRRPWHVLEAPTGEFPAVDAEEAMGPQLPDEATVNFVLDLSLRIGEVQMASGAGASDVTATIIAIAGALGLPHCEVDVIFTSITVTCHRGTDLTPITALRVVRSRSLDYTRLTETEKLVRKIVRGHMGAEQAQTELERITSAPHPYPRWVATLSWGGVAAFVTILLGGGFDVALVAFVISGVIDRVGRVVNRYGLPFFFQQVIGGLVATLSAMVIVSSDVLTTDKPTLVVAAAVTVLLSGLSTVSAVQDAITGYNVTAAGRTMETALMSAGLIAGVVLALRIAVMLGLPRTPLPEVTGSTPQQLPLVVLGGAGAAACFALASYSKMRAMLVAAAAGGIGAAVYGALMLAKLDGVSSSAVAATLVGFCGGVLARRLGVTPLVVAVSGITPLLPGLSTYRGLYQIGVEPSGDISTLMTAVAIGLALAAGVVLGEWLAQPVRTGLGRLERRFAGPRMAGPLEPTERSLE; encoded by the coding sequence ATGAAGATCAACGAGCGCACCAACGGGGGCCAGTCGACGAGATGGCCCCTCCTCGAACCTCCCGGACCGCAGAAGCAGCGGGCCCACCGCCCCAACCTCCTCAAGCGACGCCCGTGGCACGTCCTCGAAGCTCCGACCGGTGAATTCCCCGCTGTCGACGCCGAAGAGGCCATGGGGCCTCAGCTGCCCGACGAGGCCACCGTCAACTTCGTGCTCGACCTCTCCCTGCGGATCGGCGAAGTGCAGATGGCCAGCGGCGCCGGCGCTTCCGACGTCACCGCGACGATCATCGCCATCGCCGGGGCGCTCGGGCTGCCGCACTGCGAGGTCGACGTCATCTTCACGTCGATCACCGTGACCTGCCACCGCGGCACCGACCTGACGCCGATCACCGCTCTGCGCGTCGTGCGCAGCCGGAGTCTCGACTACACCCGGCTGACCGAGACCGAGAAGCTCGTCCGCAAGATCGTCCGCGGGCACATGGGTGCCGAGCAGGCGCAGACCGAACTCGAGCGGATCACCTCCGCGCCGCACCCGTACCCGCGCTGGGTCGCGACGCTGTCCTGGGGCGGTGTCGCCGCCTTCGTCACCATCCTGCTCGGCGGCGGGTTCGACGTCGCGCTCGTCGCGTTCGTCATCAGCGGTGTCATCGACCGGGTCGGCCGGGTCGTGAACCGCTACGGGCTGCCGTTCTTCTTCCAGCAGGTGATCGGCGGCCTGGTCGCAACACTGTCGGCCATGGTCATCGTCAGCAGCGACGTCCTGACCACCGACAAGCCGACGCTGGTCGTGGCGGCCGCCGTCACCGTGCTGCTGTCCGGGCTGTCGACCGTGTCGGCGGTGCAGGACGCCATCACCGGCTACAACGTCACCGCCGCCGGCCGCACCATGGAGACGGCGCTGATGTCGGCGGGCCTGATCGCCGGGGTCGTGCTGGCGCTGCGGATCGCCGTCATGCTCGGCCTGCCGCGCACGCCGTTGCCCGAAGTGACCGGTTCGACGCCGCAGCAGCTGCCGCTCGTCGTCCTCGGCGGCGCCGGCGCGGCCGCCTGCTTCGCGCTCGCGAGCTACTCCAAGATGCGCGCCATGCTGGTCGCGGCGGCCGCCGGAGGCATCGGCGCCGCCGTCTACGGCGCCCTCATGCTGGCCAAGCTCGACGGCGTCAGCTCGTCCGCCGTGGCCGCGACGCTGGTCGGGTTCTGCGGTGGCGTGCTCGCGCGGCGACTCGGCGTTACGCCACTGGTGGTCGCCGTGTCCGGGATCACTCCGTTGCTTCCGGGCCTCTCGACCTACCGTGGTCTGTACCAAATCGGGGTCGAGCCCAGCGGCGACATCTCGACGCTCATGACGGCCGTCGCAATCGGGCTTGCCCTGGCTGCGGGCGTGGTACTCGGGGAATGGCTCGCCCAGCCGGTGCGGACCGGCCTGGGCAGGCTCGAGCGGCGGTTCGCCGGACCACGGATGGCTGGTCCGCTCGAACCGACCGAGCGGAGCTTGGAGTAA
- a CDS encoding alpha,alpha-trehalose-phosphate synthase (UDP-forming), with protein MSDQKENGNQADFVVVANRLPVDLERTTDGERRWTASPGGLVSALEPFLRSRKGAWVGWPGVPDVDVEEFDDDGLVLHPVSLSADEVRDYYEGFSNATLWPLYHDVVERPVFDRVWWNSYVKVNQRFAKASAEVAAQGATVWIQDYQLQLVPAMLRELRPDLRIGFFLHIPFPPVELFMQMPWRAAIIRGLTGADLVGFHRPGGAQNFLWLCRQLIGLESTRGAVGVRSRPGTMQVGDRTVRVGAFPISIDAAGLDTLARTKGVQERAAQLRRDLGNPKTVMLGVDRLDYTKGIDLRLQALHELLHEGRLQPDDVTFVQLATPSRERVEHYQRMRGEIEQMVGRINGEFARVGHPVVHYLHQSVDRTELAGFFSAADVMVVTPLRDGMNLVCKEYVATRHDLGGALVLSEFAGAAAELSSAFLVNPHDLDGVKDALVAAITLDPAEGRRRMRAMRRQVLTHDVDRWARSFLQALGAEGVD; from the coding sequence GTGAGTGACCAGAAGGAGAACGGGAACCAGGCCGATTTCGTCGTGGTGGCGAACCGGCTTCCGGTGGACCTCGAACGCACGACGGACGGCGAACGCCGCTGGACGGCCAGCCCAGGCGGGCTCGTCTCCGCCCTGGAGCCGTTCCTGCGGTCGAGGAAGGGCGCCTGGGTGGGCTGGCCGGGCGTCCCCGACGTCGACGTCGAGGAGTTCGACGACGACGGGCTCGTGCTGCACCCGGTTTCGTTGAGCGCCGACGAAGTCCGCGACTACTACGAAGGTTTCTCCAACGCCACGCTCTGGCCGCTCTACCACGACGTCGTCGAGCGCCCGGTGTTCGACCGCGTGTGGTGGAACAGCTACGTCAAGGTGAACCAGCGGTTCGCGAAGGCCAGCGCCGAGGTCGCGGCCCAGGGCGCGACCGTCTGGATCCAGGACTACCAGCTGCAGCTGGTGCCGGCGATGCTGCGTGAGCTGAGACCGGACCTGCGCATCGGCTTCTTCCTGCACATCCCCTTCCCGCCGGTCGAGCTGTTCATGCAGATGCCGTGGCGCGCCGCGATCATCCGCGGCCTCACCGGCGCGGACCTCGTCGGCTTCCACCGCCCCGGCGGCGCGCAGAACTTCCTGTGGCTGTGCCGCCAGCTGATCGGCCTCGAGTCGACGCGCGGCGCGGTCGGCGTCCGGTCGCGGCCGGGCACCATGCAGGTCGGCGACCGGACCGTCCGGGTCGGCGCCTTCCCCATCTCCATCGACGCCGCCGGCCTCGACACCCTCGCCCGCACGAAGGGCGTCCAGGAGCGGGCCGCGCAGCTGCGGCGCGACCTCGGCAACCCCAAGACCGTCATGCTCGGCGTCGACCGGCTCGACTACACCAAGGGCATCGACCTGCGGCTGCAGGCGCTGCACGAGCTGCTGCACGAGGGCAGGCTGCAGCCGGACGACGTCACGTTCGTCCAGCTCGCCACCCCGAGCCGCGAGCGCGTCGAGCACTACCAGCGGATGCGCGGCGAAATCGAGCAGATGGTCGGCCGGATCAACGGCGAGTTCGCCCGCGTCGGCCACCCGGTCGTGCACTATTTGCACCAATCCGTGGACCGCACCGAGCTGGCCGGCTTCTTCTCGGCTGCGGATGTCATGGTCGTGACGCCGCTGCGTGACGGCATGAACCTCGTGTGCAAGGAATACGTCGCCACCCGGCATGACCTGGGCGGAGCGCTGGTGCTCAGCGAGTTCGCCGGCGCGGCCGCGGAGCTCTCTAGCGCATTCCTCGTGAACCCCCACGACCTGGACGGGGTGAAGGACGCTCTAGTGGCTGCCATTACCCTCGACCCGGCAGAGGGCCGTCGCCGGATGCGCGCCATGCGTCGCCAGGTCCTCACGCACGATGTCGATCGTTGGGCGCGCTCGTTCCTGCAAGCGTTGGGTGCCGAAGGAGTCGACTGA
- the otsB gene encoding trehalose-phosphatase, with translation MTAEALPAELRRAIVQIARTPRLLVACDYDGTLAPITLNPDEARPLPESVGALRSLAGLHETTTAVISGRALRDLATLSRLPAEVNLVGSHGSEFDIGFIHALDEKARELHRRLESELEQLVLDVPGVSLEVKPASIAVHVRRAEHEAGRRVLADVHAGPSTWEGVSTTDGKEVVELAVVQTDKGRALDILRHQVGATAAIFLGDDVTDEKAFARLSGPDLGIKVGDGETLAGFRVPDTVDVALVLGFLLEERRNWLYGESAPPIERLSMLANERSVALLTPDAKLTWLCHPGPDAPAVFADLLGGEGAGHFSIKPHRNGLPLGQRYLPNTMTVETRWSRLLVTDYLEPESAPHRTDLVRVISGEAAASVKFAPRPEFGGVPVKLEVTEGGVRVLGTSEPFVLYSPGVEWTITSDGLHDTAIALVQPTPTRPVVLELRCGTTDLGPHELSEVERRDRAGRYWSEWTSKLQLPKVQTDLVLRSALTLRGLVNTDTGGVLAAATSSLPEEIGGVRNWDYRYCWIRDAAMTVRELVHLGSLEEAEGYLRWLHGVLATLAGPERLHPLYTLAGSVIGAEAVIESLPGYAGSRPVRVGNLANHQVQLDVFGPVVELVGTLAAARGELRDEDWQMVRAMAEAVTRRWNEPDHGIWEERHVPRHRVYSRVMCWVTIDRAIKLGEQYGRGIPSGWPGLREDIKTDVLTHGWNDEVQAFTTAYDGTDLDAASLFVGLTGLIDPADERFQQTVTAIEAELRSGSTVYRYRRDDGLPGGEGGFHICAAWLIEAYLLTGRRTEAQELFDQIVAAAGPTGLLPEQYDPIAERSLGNHPQAYSHIGLIRCANLLAAS, from the coding sequence TTGACTGCCGAGGCCCTGCCCGCCGAGCTACGGCGCGCGATCGTCCAGATCGCCCGTACTCCGCGTCTGCTGGTCGCCTGCGATTACGACGGCACGCTGGCACCCATCACGCTGAACCCGGACGAGGCACGGCCACTGCCGGAGTCCGTCGGCGCCCTCAGATCGCTCGCCGGTCTGCACGAGACCACCACCGCGGTCATCTCCGGCCGCGCGCTGCGTGACCTCGCCACGCTCTCGCGGCTGCCGGCCGAGGTGAACCTCGTCGGCAGCCACGGCTCGGAGTTCGACATCGGCTTCATTCACGCCCTCGACGAGAAGGCGCGGGAGCTGCACCGGCGGCTGGAGTCGGAGCTCGAACAACTCGTGCTGGACGTCCCTGGCGTGTCGCTGGAGGTCAAGCCGGCCAGCATCGCGGTCCACGTGCGCCGAGCCGAGCACGAAGCGGGCCGCCGGGTCCTGGCCGACGTCCACGCCGGCCCCTCGACGTGGGAAGGCGTGTCGACCACCGACGGCAAGGAGGTGGTCGAGCTCGCGGTCGTCCAAACGGACAAAGGCCGCGCGCTGGACATCCTGCGCCACCAGGTCGGTGCGACGGCGGCGATCTTCCTCGGCGACGACGTCACCGACGAGAAGGCCTTCGCCCGCCTGTCCGGCCCGGACCTGGGGATCAAGGTCGGCGACGGCGAGACCCTCGCCGGGTTCCGCGTGCCCGACACCGTCGACGTCGCGCTGGTCCTCGGCTTCCTCCTGGAGGAGCGCCGCAACTGGCTCTACGGCGAGTCGGCGCCGCCGATCGAGCGGCTGTCGATGCTGGCCAACGAGCGCTCGGTCGCGCTGCTCACCCCGGACGCCAAGCTGACCTGGCTGTGCCACCCCGGCCCCGACGCGCCCGCGGTGTTCGCGGACCTGCTCGGCGGCGAGGGGGCGGGCCACTTCTCCATCAAGCCGCACCGCAACGGCCTCCCGCTCGGCCAGCGCTACCTGCCGAACACGATGACGGTCGAGACGCGCTGGTCGCGCCTGCTCGTCACCGACTACCTCGAGCCGGAAAGCGCTCCACACCGGACGGACCTGGTCCGCGTCATCTCCGGCGAGGCGGCGGCGTCCGTCAAGTTCGCGCCGCGTCCCGAGTTCGGCGGCGTGCCGGTGAAGCTGGAAGTCACCGAGGGCGGCGTGCGGGTGCTCGGCACGTCGGAGCCGTTCGTGCTGTACTCGCCGGGCGTCGAGTGGACCATCACCTCCGACGGCCTGCACGACACGGCGATCGCGCTCGTGCAGCCGACGCCGACCCGGCCGGTCGTGCTGGAGCTGCGCTGCGGCACCACGGACCTCGGCCCGCACGAACTGTCCGAAGTGGAACGCCGGGACCGCGCGGGCCGCTACTGGAGCGAGTGGACGTCGAAGCTGCAGCTCCCGAAGGTGCAGACCGACCTGGTGCTGCGCTCGGCGCTGACGCTGCGCGGCCTGGTCAACACCGACACCGGCGGGGTGCTCGCCGCGGCGACGTCGTCGCTGCCGGAGGAGATCGGCGGCGTCCGCAACTGGGACTACCGCTACTGCTGGATCCGCGACGCGGCGATGACCGTGCGGGAGCTCGTGCACCTGGGCTCGCTCGAGGAGGCCGAGGGCTACCTGCGGTGGCTGCACGGCGTGCTCGCCACGCTGGCCGGCCCGGAGCGCCTGCACCCGCTGTACACCTTGGCGGGCAGCGTCATCGGCGCCGAAGCGGTCATCGAGTCGCTGCCCGGCTATGCCGGTTCGCGCCCGGTTCGGGTCGGCAACCTGGCGAACCACCAGGTCCAGCTGGACGTCTTCGGCCCGGTCGTCGAGCTGGTCGGCACCCTCGCGGCGGCGCGCGGCGAACTGCGTGACGAGGACTGGCAGATGGTGCGCGCGATGGCGGAAGCCGTGACGCGGCGCTGGAACGAGCCGGACCACGGGATCTGGGAGGAGCGGCACGTGCCGCGCCACCGGGTCTACTCGCGCGTCATGTGCTGGGTGACCATCGACCGGGCGATCAAGCTGGGCGAGCAGTACGGCCGCGGCATCCCGAGCGGCTGGCCGGGGCTGCGCGAGGACATCAAGACCGACGTCCTCACGCACGGCTGGAACGACGAGGTCCAGGCCTTCACCACGGCCTACGACGGCACGGACCTGGACGCGGCGTCGCTGTTCGTCGGGCTCACCGGGCTGATCGACCCGGCCGACGAGCGCTTCCAGCAGACGGTGACCGCGATCGAGGCGGAGCTGCGCAGCGGGTCCACTGTGTACCGCTACCGCCGCGACGACGGCCTGCCGGGCGGCGAAGGCGGGTTCCACATCTGCGCGGCGTGGCTGATCGAGGCCTACCTGCTCACCGGGCGGCGCACCGAGGCGCAGGAGCTGTTCGACCAGATCGTCGCGGCGGCCGGCCCGACGGGTCTGCTGCCGGAGCAGTACGACCCGATCGCGGAACGGTCCCTCGGCAATCACCCGCAGGCGTATTCGCACATCGGGCTGATCCGCTGCGCCAACCTGCTGGCGGCCAGTTAG
- a CDS encoding DUF397 domain-containing protein, producing the protein MSTVDTRWFKSSYSTSGNNSDCVEVSFSEPVAVRDSKAPEGELHLSAAAWTAFLTKSGGR; encoded by the coding sequence ATGTCCACTGTAGACACTCGGTGGTTCAAGAGCAGCTACAGCACCAGTGGCAACAACAGCGACTGTGTCGAGGTTTCTTTCAGTGAACCGGTCGCCGTTCGAGACTCCAAGGCGCCCGAGGGTGAACTGCACCTGAGCGCCGCCGCCTGGACCGCTTTCCTCACCAAATCGGGTGGTCGCTGA
- a CDS encoding helix-turn-helix domain-containing protein, with amino-acid sequence MSEPNLPARQMGRQLKRMRERLGMTQDEAGKPLRMSTSKMSRIESGYLPPYHDFRALLDRYGVIVSDWDEYIAAFDRAKEKGWWHHYGVGNRGFLPIEAEASAVKVFQFGYIPGLLQTEAYMREVFAAARVPMKPKVLENQVAVRLRRQLRLTVDPILKFHAIIDEYALRKPILGQAERKEQLRHLVERAQLPNVTLQVVPGDVGAYDGQNGNLIIASFDDPEEPDIAYVEHIFGSVHVEKRDEVSAAKLAFKDFADRALDEEDSIALIERL; translated from the coding sequence GTGAGTGAGCCGAACCTGCCGGCGCGGCAGATGGGTCGACAGCTGAAGCGGATGCGTGAACGGCTCGGCATGACCCAGGACGAGGCGGGCAAGCCGCTGCGCATGTCGACGAGCAAGATGTCGCGCATCGAGTCGGGGTACCTGCCGCCTTATCACGACTTTCGCGCGCTGCTGGACCGGTACGGGGTGATCGTCTCGGACTGGGACGAGTACATCGCCGCCTTCGACCGCGCCAAGGAGAAGGGCTGGTGGCACCACTACGGGGTCGGCAATCGCGGCTTCCTGCCCATCGAGGCGGAGGCCAGTGCGGTGAAGGTCTTCCAGTTCGGCTACATCCCCGGACTGCTGCAGACCGAGGCGTACATGCGCGAGGTCTTCGCGGCGGCGCGGGTGCCGATGAAGCCGAAGGTGCTGGAGAACCAGGTCGCGGTGCGGCTCCGGCGGCAGTTGCGGCTCACCGTGGATCCGATCCTGAAGTTCCACGCGATCATCGACGAGTATGCGCTCCGGAAGCCGATTCTCGGGCAGGCGGAGAGGAAGGAGCAGTTGCGGCACCTGGTCGAGCGGGCTCAGCTGCCGAACGTGACCTTGCAGGTGGTGCCGGGGGACGTTGGCGCCTACGACGGGCAGAACGGCAACCTCATCATCGCCAGCTTCGACGACCCCGAGGAACCGGATATCGCCTATGTCGAGCACATCTTCGGCTCGGTTCACGTTGAGAAAAGGGACGAGGTCTCCGCTGCTAAGCTGGCCTTCAAGGATTTCGCCGATCGGGCCCTGGACGAGGAGGATTCGATCGCGCTGATCGAACGGCTCTGA
- a CDS encoding ArsR/SmtB family transcription factor has translation MTSAPPPEELDPDALKAVVHPLRRRILGVLSAGPATATKLAKALGENTGATSYHLRELARFGFVEDVPELARGKERWWRTRPRDIRWPRRSSQSAESRVLFDDMQRQGFEEDLEKLNRFAEKRDELPGDWPDALLYARGGTWLTAEELHQFWNDYMELFRRYWRAEEDRSPEARRVLVRLLAFPEPGE, from the coding sequence ATGACCAGCGCTCCACCACCCGAAGAACTGGACCCGGACGCCCTCAAGGCCGTCGTGCACCCGCTGCGCCGCCGGATACTCGGCGTGTTGTCGGCGGGCCCGGCGACGGCCACGAAGCTCGCCAAGGCCCTGGGCGAGAACACCGGCGCGACCAGCTACCACCTGCGGGAGCTGGCGCGGTTCGGGTTCGTCGAGGACGTCCCCGAGCTGGCGCGGGGCAAGGAACGGTGGTGGCGGACGCGGCCACGGGACATCCGCTGGCCGCGCCGCAGCTCGCAGAGCGCCGAATCCCGGGTGCTGTTCGACGACATGCAGCGTCAGGGATTCGAGGAAGACCTCGAAAAGCTCAACCGGTTCGCGGAAAAGCGCGACGAGCTGCCCGGCGACTGGCCGGACGCACTGCTCTACGCGCGCGGCGGCACCTGGCTCACCGCCGAGGAGCTGCACCAGTTCTGGAACGACTACATGGAGCTGTTCCGCCGGTACTGGCGCGCCGAGGAAGACCGGTCACCGGAAGCGCGGCGTGTGCTCGTGCGCCTGCTCGCGTTCCCGGAACCAGGGGAATGA